The following coding sequences are from one Synergistaceae bacterium window:
- a CDS encoding MATE family efflux transporter, translating to MVSEKALQQNKMATAPVGKLLFTMSLPLMLSMVMEAFYNVVDSLFVAHVSENALTAVSLAFPIQLLIIAITVGTAAGVSAILSRLLGAKNRKGVDSVASNGIFLAIMTYLLFLILGLFFTKSYFAWQTSDAEIARLGVDYLTICMVFSFGSVGQVILQRILQSTGKTMLSMVSQLVGAAINIIFDPILIFGLCGFPRMEVIGAAVATVAGQIVAMVIAIYFNLTRNEEVHFHFKGFRPDRKMIVEIYRISAPAIVMQALNSLMALGVNLILIRVSSTMVAAFGIYIKVQGFIFMPAFGLNNGVIAIGAFNYGAKNKKRVDDTFKFGMIYAVAILLAGMVLVHVLATRILFLFDASDELLAIGVPALRIISLGYIFAAFSIIAQGIYQALGNGIYSLIVTLLRVAIFLLPVLYVFVKLFDANNVWWAFILSEVSASIVAALFLKRIYIQKIIPQKVIPAERENI from the coding sequence ATGGTTTCAGAAAAAGCTCTCCAGCAAAACAAAATGGCGACGGCTCCGGTGGGGAAGCTATTGTTCACAATGTCTTTACCGTTAATGTTATCTATGGTTATGGAGGCATTTTATAACGTTGTGGACAGTCTGTTTGTCGCTCATGTTAGTGAAAATGCGTTGACGGCGGTATCTCTCGCGTTTCCAATTCAACTGTTGATCATTGCCATAACGGTCGGTACTGCCGCCGGCGTCAGCGCTATTTTGTCGCGGCTCTTGGGCGCCAAAAATAGGAAAGGCGTCGATAGTGTGGCATCCAACGGCATATTCCTCGCCATAATGACGTATTTATTGTTTTTGATTTTGGGGCTGTTTTTTACAAAGAGCTATTTCGCATGGCAAACCTCTGACGCGGAGATTGCCCGACTTGGCGTAGATTACCTGACCATCTGCATGGTCTTTTCATTCGGATCGGTGGGGCAGGTTATCCTACAGCGCATCCTACAATCTACAGGGAAAACAATGCTTTCGATGGTTTCTCAACTTGTGGGCGCGGCCATCAATATCATCTTCGACCCCATTTTGATTTTCGGTTTGTGTGGTTTCCCGAGGATGGAGGTTATCGGTGCGGCTGTCGCTACCGTTGCTGGACAGATCGTAGCAATGGTCATTGCGATATATTTCAATCTAACAAGAAACGAGGAAGTTCATTTTCACTTCAAAGGCTTTCGGCCCGACAGAAAAATGATTGTAGAAATTTACCGAATCAGTGCCCCGGCCATTGTCATGCAGGCGCTTAACTCTCTGATGGCTCTTGGCGTCAATCTTATTCTGATCCGCGTCTCTTCCACAATGGTTGCCGCGTTTGGCATCTATATCAAAGTGCAGGGATTCATATTTATGCCGGCTTTTGGCCTCAATAACGGGGTGATTGCCATAGGCGCGTTCAACTACGGCGCAAAAAACAAGAAACGCGTCGACGATACATTTAAATTCGGCATGATTTATGCTGTCGCTATCCTGCTGGCTGGCATGGTTCTGGTGCATGTGCTGGCCACGCGAATCCTTTTCCTATTCGATGCTTCCGACGAGCTGCTGGCCATTGGAGTTCCCGCTTTACGGATTATCAGCCTGGGTTATATTTTCGCGGCGTTTTCGATCATCGCGCAGGGCATTTACCAGGCTCTCGGCAACGGTATCTACAGTCTCATCGTGACTTTGCTGCGGGTCGCGATTTTCCTTTTACCAGTGCTTTATGTCTTCGTGAAGCTCTTTGATGCGAATAATGTTTGGTGGGCGTTTATTTTATCAGAAGTTAGCGCCTCCATTGTCGCGGCGCTCTTTCTAAAACGTATTTACATTCAGAAAATCATCCCCCAGAAAGTCATCCCCGCCGAAAGGGAAAACATTTAA
- a CDS encoding biopolymer transporter ExbD, translated as MTRQGSRRGRKRKAVELDITSLIDVLFMLIIFFVITTAFVQGSVNVSLPSGTPPPLSDREQIVLTITKDSEILWAGERLASEDLAQRVMAALAESADILLAGDRDARYGNVAELMDQLRRQGVPSVGLAFEGGN; from the coding sequence ATGACGCGCCAAGGATCGCGCCGTGGGAGAAAACGCAAGGCCGTCGAGCTGGACATCACCTCCTTGATCGACGTTTTGTTTATGTTGATCATTTTCTTCGTGATCACCACGGCCTTTGTGCAGGGTTCGGTGAACGTGTCCCTGCCCAGCGGTACCCCTCCGCCGCTCTCGGACAGAGAGCAGATCGTGCTAACGATCACAAAAGACTCGGAAATCCTTTGGGCGGGCGAAAGATTGGCCAGCGAAGATCTGGCTCAACGCGTCATGGCGGCCCTGGCCGAAAGCGCCGATATCCTTCTGGCGGGCGACAGGGACGCACGTTACGGCAACGTGGCGGAGCTAATGGACCAGTTGCGCCGCCAGGGCGTCCCCAGCGTGGGGCTCGCTTTCGAGGGCGGCAATTGA
- a CDS encoding ABC transporter ATP-binding protein: MSQLSQKRSQTRKIMEERRATSGERAEKIIEVSGLSISLGGKAVLRDVSCDARRGDFLCVVGRNGAGKSTLFKCVCGAYKNFRGSVKLAGKEAGTMSARERARVVAYVPQSVPPDMPYTVHEFMEMSRYPWRNFFSSSREDHRAVSDAIALAGVEEFASRKMRDLSGGERQKVMIASAIAQESDAILMDEPTTFLDYSHQVETMELMTRVNKEKNVAMLIVTHDINLAMRVSDKVLGLSEGRVEWTGTPHGLQDSGLLYSIFGVTFERYFARREGVSPLFAPLFTPTGFAPTGR; this comes from the coding sequence GTGAGCCAACTGAGCCAAAAACGGAGCCAAACAAGAAAGATTATGGAGGAACGGCGGGCGACTTCTGGGGAGAGAGCGGAGAAAATCATCGAAGTATCCGGGCTGTCGATCTCTTTGGGTGGGAAGGCGGTTTTGCGTGATGTGTCCTGCGACGCGCGTAGGGGTGATTTTTTGTGCGTCGTGGGAAGAAACGGCGCGGGCAAGAGCACGCTCTTCAAATGCGTGTGCGGAGCTTACAAAAATTTTCGAGGGTCCGTGAAGCTCGCCGGAAAAGAAGCCGGAACAATGAGCGCGCGGGAGCGGGCGCGGGTTGTCGCCTATGTGCCCCAAAGCGTTCCGCCGGACATGCCCTACACCGTCCACGAATTTATGGAGATGTCGCGTTATCCCTGGCGAAATTTTTTCAGCTCCTCGCGGGAGGACCACCGGGCTGTCTCCGATGCCATCGCCCTAGCCGGCGTCGAGGAATTTGCCTCTCGCAAGATGCGGGACCTTTCGGGAGGCGAGCGTCAAAAGGTGATGATCGCCTCAGCCATCGCCCAGGAATCGGACGCGATATTGATGGACGAACCCACCACGTTCCTCGACTACTCGCATCAAGTCGAGACGATGGAGCTGATGACTCGCGTCAATAAAGAGAAAAACGTGGCGATGCTGATCGTTACTCACGATATTAACTTGGCGATGAGGGTCTCCGACAAAGTGCTAGGGCTCTCGGAGGGCCGCGTCGAATGGACCGGGACGCCTCATGGGCTCCAGGACTCTGGGCTGTTGTACTCGATTTTCGGGGTCACCTTCGAGCGGTATTTCGCGAGGCGTGAAGGCGTTTCCCCGTTATTCGCTCCCCTATTTACCCCCACGGGGTTCGCGCCTACGGGGCGCTGA
- a CDS encoding YhdT family protein, with protein MSYREKFIQMNKEAKATWIVTAILIAFWWIAGFGTASIDYTLFYMPGWFVLSNFGIWILSIVLVWVLTVKVFKDFSLEDEETTKE; from the coding sequence ATGAGCTATAGGGAAAAGTTCATCCAAATGAACAAAGAAGCAAAGGCCACATGGATCGTCACCGCGATTCTTATCGCGTTCTGGTGGATAGCGGGATTCGGGACAGCGAGCATTGACTATACTCTCTTTTATATGCCCGGCTGGTTTGTGCTAAGTAATTTTGGAATATGGATATTGTCCATCGTTTTAGTATGGGTCTTGACGGTGAAAGTGTTCAAGGATTTCAGCCTCGAAGACGAGGAAACGACAAAGGAGTAA
- a CDS encoding TonB family protein, with translation MRRALALCFSILFHVALMALMGLIPEGGSELLPREVMRVSLAAARGEKPGDDGGVSAAGGLSSATRPFSDSDAESTERPASPTLTKTPTQPVRAQSTTPKPQPKSQPKPQASATKPKTPPQPARQNPIEEKATLPATNSARSGEAESTASRVAPIGSGGGSGGRGGNGTGARTRGAGGGVVDASRLRVTKKVTAEYPMISRKRKDQGTVVLLLSIKTGRVASVEIEKSSGHSALDQSAKKAVSAWEFDVSGFGDSLTARLSVVFSLTGQK, from the coding sequence TTGAGACGCGCGCTGGCCCTGTGCTTCAGCATCCTCTTTCACGTCGCGCTGATGGCTTTGATGGGACTGATACCGGAAGGCGGAAGCGAACTCCTTCCGCGGGAGGTCATGCGGGTTTCCCTCGCCGCTGCGCGAGGGGAAAAGCCGGGCGACGACGGTGGCGTTTCCGCTGCCGGGGGCCTTTCATCCGCGACGCGGCCTTTTTCCGATTCCGATGCTGAATCGACAGAACGTCCTGCTTCGCCCACGCTCACAAAAACGCCGACTCAGCCGGTCCGAGCTCAGAGCACGACGCCTAAGCCCCAACCAAAATCTCAACCCAAACCTCAGGCGAGCGCCACGAAACCCAAAACGCCCCCCCAACCCGCGCGACAAAACCCAATAGAGGAAAAAGCCACGTTGCCCGCCACCAACTCCGCGAGGTCCGGTGAGGCGGAATCCACCGCCTCGCGAGTGGCTCCTATCGGGTCCGGCGGAGGAAGCGGGGGCAGAGGCGGCAACGGAACAGGCGCGCGGACAAGGGGCGCGGGCGGCGGAGTGGTCGACGCGTCGCGTTTGAGGGTAACGAAAAAAGTCACCGCGGAATACCCAATGATAAGCCGTAAAAGGAAGGATCAGGGAACCGTGGTTCTCCTTCTGAGCATCAAAACCGGGCGCGTGGCCTCGGTCGAAATCGAGAAAAGCAGCGGCCACTCCGCTCTCGACCAGTCGGCAAAAAAAGCTGTTTCCGCCTGGGAGTTCGACGTGTCGGGTTTTGGAGACTCCCTCACCGCGCGTTTGTCGGTGGTCTTTTCGCTGACGGGGCAAAAGTGA
- a CDS encoding iron ABC transporter permease, with the protein MRWGRVVLFLTVSLAALFVCPWIGVQSISPFDLISGGNALEARIFWQLRVPRVLMAWCAGATFGICGMVFQAVFRNPLAEPSLLGISSGAALGAAIAIRLGLAGGSSASLTLPVSAFLGAMVSVVIISAFAQFSRGTRDATLLLAGVAISALYSSLIMVFQYTGGASETYKLLSWTMGGINSVGMKEGLRAIPSLLIAISLAIYYSTELDLMTFGDEIASSKGVELERTKWIMFMGMSMSIAIVVANCGPVAFLGLIAPHVARNATGPRHLRLTMMTALVGGAALLVCDTVARTLWAPADLPVGIIISFLGAPFFLWLLFGPRAG; encoded by the coding sequence ATGAGATGGGGACGGGTTGTTTTGTTTCTAACGGTTTCCTTGGCCGCGCTTTTTGTCTGCCCTTGGATCGGCGTTCAAAGCATTTCGCCCTTTGACTTGATTAGCGGGGGAAACGCTCTAGAGGCAAGGATCTTTTGGCAGCTCCGTGTGCCCAGGGTATTAATGGCTTGGTGTGCCGGAGCCACTTTTGGTATCTGCGGCATGGTTTTTCAAGCCGTGTTTCGCAACCCTCTAGCGGAGCCCTCCTTGCTGGGGATCTCGTCTGGAGCGGCCTTGGGAGCCGCTATTGCCATACGCTTAGGCCTGGCGGGGGGCTCGTCCGCCTCTCTCACCCTACCCGTCAGCGCGTTTCTGGGCGCGATGGTGTCGGTTGTCATTATTTCCGCTTTCGCCCAATTTTCCCGCGGCACCAGAGACGCGACGCTCCTTCTCGCCGGTGTCGCAATAAGCGCGTTGTATTCCAGCCTGATCATGGTATTTCAGTACACGGGCGGCGCTTCGGAGACCTACAAGCTGCTTTCGTGGACCATGGGAGGGATCAACTCGGTCGGCATGAAAGAGGGCCTTCGGGCGATACCGTCGCTTCTCATCGCGATTTCGCTGGCGATATACTACTCCACCGAGTTGGACCTGATGACCTTCGGAGACGAAATCGCCTCTTCGAAAGGTGTCGAGCTGGAGCGAACCAAGTGGATCATGTTTATGGGAATGTCGATGTCTATCGCGATCGTGGTGGCGAACTGCGGCCCAGTGGCATTTCTAGGACTCATTGCGCCCCACGTGGCCCGGAACGCCACGGGACCGCGCCATTTGAGACTTACCATGATGACGGCCCTCGTGGGAGGCGCCGCGCTTCTCGTCTGCGATACGGTGGCCAGGACTCTGTGGGCTCCGGCAGACCTGCCCGTGGGCATCATCATTTCTTTCCTGGGAGCGCCGTTTTTTCTCTGGCTTCTTTTCGGCCCTCGCGCCGGATGA
- a CDS encoding MotA/TolQ/ExbB proton channel family protein, with translation MEFINLAVFDQFLEYMRLGGSIMWIILALSVLSAAVIIERIFFFAVSSGNLNKLKGVFDRSLADSDSNSDSNSDSNKGNAPRFATGKSSLHRLFSVACEHWELDDETLNSKLDGTIRGELYEWERNLPMLEIAARVAPLLGLLGTVLGMVEMFGSMSVGGAVDARAVTGGIWKALFTTVAGLSVAIPVLLVHGFLTGVIDREEETLDRAASFIIDKRRDKRRERRKERNTPS, from the coding sequence ATGGAATTCATAAATCTCGCGGTTTTCGATCAATTTCTGGAATATATGCGTTTAGGTGGGTCGATCATGTGGATTATCCTGGCCCTCTCCGTCTTGTCCGCGGCTGTCATCATCGAGAGGATTTTTTTCTTCGCCGTTTCGTCGGGAAACCTCAATAAATTAAAAGGTGTCTTTGACAGGTCCCTTGCTGATTCTGATTCAAATTCTGATTCAAATTCAGATTCAAATAAAGGCAACGCTCCTCGTTTCGCAACCGGAAAAAGTTCCCTGCACCGCCTTTTCTCCGTGGCTTGCGAGCATTGGGAACTCGATGACGAAACATTGAACTCGAAGCTGGATGGGACAATACGGGGAGAATTGTACGAGTGGGAGCGAAATCTTCCGATGCTGGAGATCGCCGCGCGGGTCGCTCCGCTTTTGGGGCTGCTGGGAACCGTCCTCGGAATGGTGGAGATGTTCGGCTCCATGAGCGTGGGGGGCGCCGTCGACGCTAGGGCTGTAACGGGTGGCATCTGGAAGGCGCTCTTCACCACCGTGGCAGGGCTGTCCGTCGCCATACCCGTGTTGCTGGTCCACGGCTTTTTGACCGGAGTGATAGATCGCGAGGAAGAAACTCTAGATCGAGCCGCAAGTTTCATTATAGATAAAAGAAGAGATAAAAGAAGAGAAAGGCGCAAAGAGAGGAACACCCCCTCATGA